Proteins encoded together in one Anas acuta chromosome 10, bAnaAcu1.1, whole genome shotgun sequence window:
- the LOC137861857 gene encoding protein C19orf12 homolog → MPGRVDEVIELLRRISKEKGMKAAVKHSGRAALVVGAMALLGGLMGGPPGIAVGGALGGLLGAWMNSGQFRPVPQILLELPPTEKKKLYDEAMDILKHLDWTDVVQLTTLVMGNASLQQKLAGVVTNYLSRELRAVIQYGK, encoded by the exons ATGCCTGGCAGGGTTGATGAAGTGATAGAGCTGCTGCGCCGTATTTCCAAGGAGAAGGGAATGAAAGCTGCTGTGAAACACTCCGGTCGAGCAGCACTGGTGGTGGGTGCAATGGCACTCCTCGGGGGCTTGATGGGAGGCCCACCTGGTATCGCTGTAG gaGGAGCACTTGGTGGATTACTTGGTGCCTGGATGAATAGTGGACAGTTCAGGCCAGTCCCTCAGATATTATTGGAATTGCCTCCTACTGAGAAGAAGAAACTCTATGATGAAGCAATGGATATACTCAAGCACTTAGACTGGACTGATGTCGTTCAGCTGACTACTCTCGTAATGGGAAATGCGAGTCTGCAGCAGAAGTTGGCAGGAGTGGTGACGAATTACCTCTCCAGAGAGCTAAGAGCAGTGATACAGTATGGAAAATAA